Part of the Salvelinus fontinalis isolate EN_2023a chromosome 1, ASM2944872v1, whole genome shotgun sequence genome is shown below.
CTCACTTAAACACTCAGGTATTCTTACCCTAACAGCCTTAACTATGGGATCCATTTCaaatccagtcaattcagaaaatgaactcaaattccaattccaattttCCTCATTCCTTAAAAGAATGCGTCTGTGTTCCAATGTCTTCATCCAGGGTCTTATATTTGTGGTAGACAGCAACGATCCTGAGAGGATAAATGATTCTTCAGAGGAACTGCAGAACATGGTGAGTCATCTGTCCTTCCATTAATCTTTCCACACTTTCCTATAGCAACTCTTAAGTTTGCTCTTGGCCACCGGAGAGGAGCTTAGTAACAGTATAATGGGATCTTTCTGATTCCCTACGAGGAATGTAATAATACAGTCATATGACTGTTCTATTAGAGATAGGAGAGAGTGTTTACCTGTTTAATGTGACTGTTCTGATTCCCTGTGTTCTGTGTTATTGATCCTCCACACACGATGCAACATTACAGAGAAAAGTGTAATAACTCAGTCAGTACTGTGGCTGTTCTGATTCCCTGTGTTCTTTGCTGTTGACCCACAGCTTGAAGAGGACCAGTTGAGAGATGTAGTTCTGCTGGTGTTCGCCAACAAACAGGACCTTCCCAACGCCATGTCTGTCAGTGACATCACAAATAAACTGGGACTGAGGAAACTTCAACTGAATACTCCTGTAAGTATGACCATCTAGAATCTCTAAGGTTTCGCGAGCCAActctaactagcgttagcgcaatgactaggAGTCTATAGTATACACTAGCATGCTAGCTGTTACCATGCTAAcagttaccatagacttccagtcattgagcTAACACTACTTAGCAATCGCGCTAATGCTAATGAGAATCTTtcttcaaactgcatgcagagacataaaatgatgtccatgagttcatctgactctggggaagtagataaagggcgtCATTCCCAAAATCCTGATGTATCCTTTTAAATGTCCAACTCTACAACGCGCCTCGGATAGATTCCCTGCCCAGATTTGGTAAATAATGCACTCTGATTGTTTGTCATCTCAGTGGTTTGTCCAGGCTACCTGTTAATGACGGACtttttgtcctctctcctcagtggtTTGTCCAGGCTACCTTTTAATGACTGACTGTTTTAATGACTGACtgtttgtcctctctcctcagtggtTTGTCCAGGCTACCTGTTAATGACTGACTGTTTTAATGACTGAAtgtttgtcctctctcctcagtggtTTGTCCAGGCTACCTGTGCGACCCAGGGTTCAGGTCTGTTggagggactggactggttgGCTGACCAGCTTTCCAAGCGCTAACTAGCTGAGTTGGCTCTGGGGTGAAGTTACCCCTAtgtacaggtctaggatcagcttcccctccccaatcctaaccttaaccattagtgggggaaatgtACTGACCGAAGATCAGTGTCTAGGAGCACCCTGTAACAGCTGCGCTCAGCCCGTCTTAAGAACGACCAGGACACAACGTTTACTCAAGGACAACCATACAATCAGAAGTGCCTTTCTGAAAAGTTTCCATTTGAAAAATATTTTTTCCAATGTATTGCACATATTGTAACATGTAAAGTTATAAATGTTTTATGTTAAAATAATTGTATCACTGAATGAATGTAAGCAGATTCTTTATCAAACCCCCTGTATTTATTTCCTGATTTCCAATACCTCACTACCTCTAATAAAATAATGTGTTTAAATGTATCTGCAGTCGTTTTCTTTGTGGGTTAGGTCACTGTGCAGATGGAAGAGTAACAATACAGAAACAACAAATAGAAGACAATTGTTTTTTGTAATTTCCCTCATCATCACTGCAGGGTCTGTGTAATGGAGACCAAGACTAAAACTCGTCGGGGATATATTTGCGAACATTTTAACAATGCAATGTCGACATCTAAAGGTAGGGCCTCAAAATTGCATGGAGGATGTATGACAGCATTCCTTGATTAAATAAACAGTATGTTATATAAAAACGTTTaaactacagtatatagcctTAACATGATAGTATTGATTGTAGAGTATAAGGTTGTGAGCTCTTGGAAGTTCAGATACTTCAATTTCAACAGCATTACATGATCCCAGTGCTTGCTGTCTTATTTTCCAAGAAACAGCATTGTGCTGAGATAGATATCTCCcattgggcacacactggttgaatcaacattgtttccacatcatttcaattaaattatgctgaaccaacgtggaaaagacgttgaattgacgtctctACACAGTGGGCTTCAATTTCACTGAGGGAGATGTAAAATGAGGACTATCCGAGCATTAACCTTTACAGTGTGGGAGAATAATCTCTCAGTCCCATTTGTCTTTTTGGGCCAATAAAGGAAATCATGCTTCTAATCTACAGTATTTAGTACCGTTTTCCTGAACTGTAACAGACATGGCCTCACCACAGTGTTGTTTTGGTAATTATTTGAAGGCctacgtacagtgcattcggaaagtattcagacccctagactttttccacattttgtgacgttagtgccttattcttaaatgtaatattatcctcatcaatctacacacaataccctataatgacgaagcgaaaagAGGTTTAAATTTTTTAGAAAAATTTAAATGAATAccttattgacataagtattcagaccctttgctatgagactcaaattttagctcaggtgcatcctgtttccattgatcatccttgagatatttctacaacttgattggagtccacctgtggtgaattcaattgattggacatgatttgggaaggcacacacctgtctaaataaggtctcacagttgacagagcatgtcagagcaaaaaccaagccatgaggtcgaaggaattgtccgcagagctccgagacaggattgtgtcgaggcacagatctgggaagggtaccaaaaaatgtctgcagcattgaacgtccccaagaatacagtggcctccatcattcttaaatggaagaattttggaaccaccaaaactctcgacctttgcctctccagagtccgtacggaagttgcagtgatgggacatgagtgtaactaccaattggataacattaaattggggagaaaaaggggtataaAAAAAATTCATACAAATAAAAAAGATGTCTTGAATTACCAATAAATCAACTGCCAGAAATAGCTAGGGTGACATTACAGTTCACTGACGGTGCTAGTTACCTCGTCATTAACATGGCTAGCTAAGCCAGCAAACCCTTGGTTAACTTGCCGAAATAGACTATAAATAC
Proteins encoded:
- the LOC129862701 gene encoding ADP-ribosylation factor 4-like isoform X1; protein product: MGVMVSQLFSRFFEKKQMRILMVGLDAAGKTTVLYKLKLGEVVTTIPTIGFNVETVEYKNISFTVWDVGGQHVIRPLWKHYYQNTQGLIFVVDSNDPERINDSSEELQNMLEEDQLRDVVLLVFANKQDLPNAMSVSDITNKLGLRKLQLNTPWFVQATCATQGSGLLEGLDWLADQLSKR